Proteins encoded within one genomic window of Lysinibacillus sphaericus:
- a CDS encoding FliA/WhiG family RNA polymerase sigma factor, giving the protein MTQPILNDEQKLWNRWVNERDPDAGDLLIKKYTSLVTYHVQRIGAGLPKSVSRDDLTSLGMLGLFDALNKFDINRDLKFDTYASFRVRGAIIDGLRKEDWLPRSAREKAKKMDAKIEQLEQQLMRHVTPEELAQHMELPVEDVYQTVQEHFFSNVLSINEQQDQEEAEGKSFVIRDDTTKTPEQVVIKSELLDDLAVNIQKLNDKEQLVLSLFYTEELTLTEIGEMLELSTSRISQIHSKALFKLRKLLSNEMINV; this is encoded by the coding sequence ATGACACAACCAATTCTAAACGATGAACAAAAGCTGTGGAATCGATGGGTGAATGAACGTGATCCTGATGCGGGTGATTTATTAATAAAAAAATATACTTCTCTTGTGACTTACCATGTGCAGCGAATTGGTGCAGGTTTACCTAAGAGCGTATCGCGTGACGATTTAACAAGCTTAGGCATGCTAGGTCTATTTGATGCTTTAAATAAATTTGATATAAATCGAGACTTAAAGTTTGATACATATGCTTCTTTTAGGGTGAGAGGCGCTATAATCGATGGCTTGCGTAAAGAGGATTGGCTACCTCGTTCTGCACGAGAAAAGGCCAAAAAGATGGATGCCAAGATTGAACAATTAGAACAACAGTTAATGCGCCATGTGACGCCTGAGGAGCTTGCACAGCATATGGAGTTACCTGTGGAAGACGTATACCAAACGGTGCAGGAGCATTTCTTCTCAAATGTACTCTCCATCAATGAGCAACAAGATCAGGAAGAAGCAGAGGGGAAGTCCTTTGTAATCCGTGATGATACGACAAAGACTCCAGAGCAAGTCGTAATAAAATCGGAGTTACTCGATGATTTAGCGGTAAATATACAAAAGCTTAATGATAAAGAGCAGCTCGTACTGAGTTTATTTTATACAGAAGAGTTGACACTAACTGAAATAGGTGAAATGCTCGAATTGTCAACATCACGTATTTCTCAAATTCACTCAAAAGCATTATTTAAGTTGCG